In Bacteroidota bacterium, a single window of DNA contains:
- a CDS encoding flavodoxin reductase, whose amino-acid sequence MAHLVKIKSIEPLTHDVIKLVLEKPEGITFIPGQATDIAINKPGLENEWHTFTFTSLPEENFLEFNIKTYSDHQGITHKLRSLNAGDEVFVGDVYGDIHYKGEGIFIAGGAGITPFIAILKNLEKKGQLGKNKLIFGNKTQHDIIQKALLSKMLGSRFINVLANEQVYGYEHGFIDAELIKKHSETALKYYYLCGPPPMMNAVEKHLSALGVEPQYIVKEGF is encoded by the coding sequence CTATCGAACCCCTTACACATGATGTAATAAAATTAGTGTTAGAAAAACCCGAGGGAATAACCTTCATACCAGGACAAGCCACAGATATTGCAATCAACAAACCGGGGTTAGAAAACGAATGGCATACATTCACGTTCACTTCTTTGCCCGAAGAAAATTTTTTGGAATTTAATATTAAAACCTATAGCGACCATCAAGGTATAACACATAAATTGCGCTCTTTGAATGCCGGTGACGAAGTTTTTGTGGGCGATGTTTATGGCGATATTCACTACAAAGGAGAAGGTATATTCATTGCCGGAGGTGCCGGTATTACACCTTTTATTGCCATCCTCAAAAATCTTGAGAAAAAAGGACAGTTAGGCAAAAACAAATTAATTTTTGGCAATAAAACACAGCATGATATTATCCAAAAAGCTTTGTTAAGTAAAATGTTGGGCAGTCGCTTTATCAATGTACTTGCGAACGAGCAAGTTTACGGATATGAACACGGGTTCATTGATGCTGAACTTATAAAAAAACATTCTGAAACCGCACTCAAATACTACTATTTGTGCGGTCCACCTCCTATGATGAATGCGGTTGAGAAACACCTTAGCGCTTTGGGTGTGGAGCCTCAATACATTGTGAAAGAAGGTTTTTAG